In Hasllibacter sp. MH4015, the following proteins share a genomic window:
- a CDS encoding carboxymuconolactone decarboxylase family protein has product MGTAALLTDEEVSAEALAVFDDIRAVRGTDYINNFWRALAHDPALLKATWERLKVVMAPGALDPLVKEMLYVAVSTANGCSYCVHSHTAGARAKGMSDEMHAELLAVIGMAMQTNGIVTGLQVPVDEVFEA; this is encoded by the coding sequence ATGGGGACCGCAGCGCTTTTGACAGACGAGGAGGTCAGCGCCGAGGCGCTGGCCGTTTTCGACGACATCCGGGCTGTGCGGGGAACTGACTACATCAACAATTTCTGGCGCGCGCTTGCCCATGATCCGGCGTTGCTCAAAGCGACGTGGGAGCGGTTGAAGGTTGTCATGGCCCCGGGCGCATTGGATCCGCTGGTGAAGGAGATGCTCTACGTCGCGGTGAGCACGGCAAACGGATGTTCGTACTGCGTGCATTCCCACACGGCGGGGGCGCGGGCCAAAGGGATGAGCGACGAGATGCACGCAGAGCTTCTGGCCGTGATCGGCATGGCGATGCAGACGAATGGGATCGTGACGGGGCTGCAAGTGCCGGTGGATGAGGTGTTTGAGGCGTGA